CCATACATGATGAAATTCACAAATTCTTTGCAGTGTTACATTGAGGAACATCATTCTTAAAATGTTGCACTATTTGCCCACACAGTCTTTCACAAAGTGGTGAacatctccccatcttcactgcacagaggcTCTTAATACCCAATCATCTTACAGACCTGTTGCCAAATAACCTCTCTGGTTGTGAGATATTCAtccaggtgttttgttttagcattacacaacttttccagtcttCTGTTGCCTCTGTCCCAACTTCTTCGAAACAtattgctggcatcaaattcaaattgatcATACATTTGTTATAGAACAATAACATTTCTCACTTTCAACATTTAATATGTTGTATGTGTTCTATTTTCAGTTCAAATTAGGTTATATGACTTGCAAATCAATGCATTCTGTTTTCTGCATTTCACACAGCATCCCAACATCTTTTGGAAATGGGATTGTAATATACAAAACATCTAAATTATGCCCCTGCATATACTAAGTTACTACTGTACACACTGGGAGCCCTACGTTTTGgacccattattaaaaatgcaaaattaacaaCACTGAAAAGTTAAAAAATTATGGCAAGAAACGTGAGATTCCATGGTAACAAAGACAGCCAACGTGAGGCTGTTTGCTGAGACAAAGATGGGTGGCTTACTCAAGTCAAGCTTTTCTTtttaactgaaaataacttTTGATATTAAAGGAATAGCATGCACTTACTCTAAACGATATTAGGTAATactattatatattatatgattttttgTGATCCGTTTTCTGTATTGTTCGTATATTATTGGCTTACGCATCATCTGCGAGTTTCTGCGATCTTTCAGaaagctccaaaaatattcccatttCATTGTTCTTGGCCAACGTGTGAATAACCAAAACCGTAAATGTCAAATTTACGAATCCGGAGGGTCCGACTGTATTTGTAAAATTGTTTAGTAGGTAATTACAAAACTTCTGTGGTCAGTTGTTTGTTGGCATAAGACCAGTATTtcaaacagaaacaaaatacATATGGATGATACATCCATACTTATTAGTGCatgcatttactttgttttatgCTGTAATGTGACTATAAATGATTCTGTATAAAAATGTAGTGTTTCAAagcaatttttttccccatagaaacaCAAGAAAGGAAAATCCCGCATCTTTGAATGCAACAGTCCACAGGATCACAGCAAGATGACAATGGCAGACCTCATTTACTATTTGCCAGAGACAAACCCAATGAAGTAATAACTTGAAatgaaagcatttttttttctttcatcttTTTGAAATTTCGTTGTTTGTTCATGCTCAGCTGAAATGCTATAATTTATACTTATCCTGTTGAATGGACAGAAATATATGTATGCTAATTTCTGAACAGATCATACCAGATGGAGGAACCGAAGCAGAATGAGAAAGAGAGCTCATGGACACCGACCAAACAGTAAAATCACCTGTTTCCTTGCATGTTGTTTTTATAGAATCAGTGTATTTGAACCAACATTGTGCACTATTTCTCAAACATTGCGTTGCTGAAAAAAGTGTTGTGCAGAATCTGTTTATAATTTTATccaattattatattttaaggGTGGCCGAACAGCCGCAGGAagcagaggaagaggatgatGTGGAGAACGGTGATGATGAACAGGGTGAGCAGCTGGTGGTACCCAGGGTGAAGGTAGCAGAAGACGGCAGTTTGATTATTGACGAGGAAAGGTACTGTAGATCACCATGGTGTCATGCAACACCAGACTAATATCGATATTGTAGCCTTCCTGAGAAATCTGTATAAAATGTATGCGTTTTAGGATAAATTACATGTCAATGTATTTTCAACACAAATCATATGTGTGTTTCAGTTTAACTGTTGAAGTCTTGAGGGTTCAAGGACCTAATACGGTGGAGGAGAAGGATCCCATTTTCGAGCGTGGTTCTTCAACAACTTACTCAAGTTTCCGAAAAGCCAGTTACACCAAGCCCTGGTCTAATAAAGGTAGGAGAGTCTGGTCCCTCTTATTACACACTTCTTTATGTGCTTATTAAGAGTTCCGAGCGTGGTTTTTAGGGTAGTGTAACTTCTAAGAAAATGGTGTGAATACTGTGAAATATATTACTGTAAATTAGTTTAAATgcattgtatatatgtatgtgcatCTCTCATTATCTTGCCCCTGCAGAAACGGACATGTTCTTCTTGGCTATCAGCATGGTGGGGACAGACTTCTCCATGATTGGCCAGCTTTTCCCTCACCGTGGCAGGTCAGAAATCAAGGTATGTCACCCAGGTCCTTAAATTGGTACCTtgtattactgtataattatcCTATTATTTGAAAGAATCTGTGACTTATCTTCTTCCCCTTTCACATTAAGCAGAGTCCTAACGCTAAGATAAATTGTTATAATTAACTTTTAATGTAGACCTATTCCATCTGTCCATTTTTTAGAATCAGCCATAGAATTATTTCGACTAAGGGGCTGCTTTATTTTTTGGACAATAGCATGTGTGATCATTCAGTTTGATACCTCCTCAGTGTTTAAATAGATGATTCTACATCATTAGATTAGATTGAATTGGAATATTATATAACTCAACTTTACAGTATATAAAGAATGATGCCTTACCAGCGTTTTGACTACCAATAATAACAGTGTTATATTGTTCAGTAGGGCTGTCACTTTTTAACCAATAATCTAACATTCGTTCAAACGCGATTGAAAAATTTATATTCAAATGTTAATGTGTCACTGTAGTCCATTCACTGCCAGTGACTTTAAGCAAGATGGCTAGGTTAGTGAATGTGAAGTGTgcacacaaacactgaaatatattaCCGACattgaaagatattacagctgGAAAACTGCATACAAAGCTAGCTTGACCGCGATGTTGTTGTTAAGGTTTAAACTGGAATCCgctttctggaatatttcagtATAGATCCTCATGGCCCTACATAAATCATCAAGCAAGAATTCCAGGGAGGGGTTAGGGTTTAAACCTTAAGTCTGGCACCGTGGTAAAGTTTGCTTTACATTCAGTTTTCCGTGAATAGACACAAtgcaattaataataaatacacattaaaaCACAATATGAAAGTTATATGGTatgcattgtcccccatagtttaACACTTAAAGCACACTTAATTAGACATGTATGTTTTATTTAGATTTATACGTAGTAGCCCATTAATTCTTTGGTTTGTATTGTAAACAGACACAGTACAGTCAGTATTAGTAACGCAAAAGTATTGCGAGGGACCAGAAAACCttttcatgaaatatttagGGGCTCTGTACAAATGTGAAGTTGTACGGGCTGCTAATAAAATACTGAGAAGAATTATTCtgtgttgggtttttttttatgggGTGGGAGTATATTTGAATATATTTGAACAAATTGCTTGTCATTTGAAAAAGTGACAACCCTAGTATTCAGTATTAACATAATCTTTACAGTATGATAGCCCTCGGCAACTCAAGTATCGCTTCTTGATTTCAGATTTTAACAAAGAATAGTGATTTTATgttatgcattttatatttatgcatAACACTATTATGTTATGCCTAGCTAGGCTGTCTCAGCTTGTAAGCACCATTGTTGCCCTGTCTCCCCTGTCACAGAACAAATTTAAGAAAGAAGAACGAGCAAATTCTTGGAGGATTGATAAGGCGTTCAGTAAGTGTCCTGTTCCTCAACACTTCTTTTCATTCCTCTAAGCTGTGCTGAATGTTGGACTCCATTACCAAATCCATGTCCTGCTTCATTACACTGTCTGTCCTGTAGGGGAAAAGCGTCGCTTTGACCTGAGTTTCTTCAGTTCCCTCCTTGAGAGGATCCTGGCTGAGGAGCAGAAAAAGCAGGAAAAGTCTAAAGCTTCTGCAGAGAAACAAGTTTCAAGAAAACCAAGGAGTAAGGAAAACGGTGATGATTGGCTGCCTGACTTTGAGAATCCTTTTAgttttgagatttttttttaagtccccTTTGTAATAAGTTTAACTTTGGGATTTGAGTACTTTTTTTTGGTCTTCCCATAATTTTACTCCCAGATAAGACCAGAACCAGGATGAAAAGCAGTACCAACCAAACTTCAGAAGAGGAGATGGATAGTATGGGGGTAGAGGGAGACTTGGAGACGGCAGAGAAGGAGAATGAAGACTGCTCAAACTTTGAGACTGTGGAAGAAACCACCATGTCCCAGAAAAGAGCCAAAAAAACTAAGAAAGGGGACACAGGACCGTCGTCCCTGGAAAAAGTGACTGATGAAAGAAATTCCAGTAATGAAGGTGTGGCAGTGCAGTCTTTTTTAATGAATGGCCATTGGCTCCATCATAAGTACAGGAGCTCCTCCTCTTACACATTGTGCTAACTGTGCTCTCAGCAGGTGAAGCTATGGACCACGACTCCAGTGACGTTATTACTGAAGTTTCAGCTGATGGAGATGTGCAAAGGTAGGAGCTGGGTTAATGTTCATCAAATGCTACCCCAGCTTTGAGGAATAGTCTGCTCCTCTTTgataaagttattctgatacTGAAAAATATCTTAAATTAATAGATTTGAATATTGCTGCGTTTTCACTctgttaaatacatttaatgtaTGTTTTGAGGAATTAAATAATGGATTAAATTGTCTCTAACCGATACAGCTTAAGCCCAGCCaatgggttggaatgaaaagcAGCAGATCCTTAACCCACTAGGAAACACCGTAAGGTGTTCTAATGTCCTGTCAGCTTCTGACTGCATTTAATAGCCAGTTTGAAGACGAGTCACTTTTGGAGTGGAAATCAGGTGCTAGCAGGGTTGTTACTTTAGAAGCATGTGGATGGGAGCGTGTTCTGCAACCTGTCCTGCAAGAAATGTGTTTTACTAAAACCAGGTCAGAGAGACCAGACAGTTCTGCAGAGAGATGGAAGAGAGCTGTGATCAAGCCAGCCCAGATCTCCACAGGGCGTCTTCAGAAGCCTATCCCAAACCTTGGACGGCGAGGGGACAAGAAGATCTCGGAGCCAAAGGAAAAGACCAGTGATTACAACACAACAACTTGTGAGGAAGACAAAGAGTATGATGGGCATAAGGTACAGAACACACTgtatagatatatttctcaaTTTATCTAGTGCTTGAAAAATGTTTCCCATTGAAATCAGTGGTATTTACATGTCTGACTAATGAGATTTCAGCTTGAGACAATTTCGAAGAATTAATTATATTCAAGCGAGGCTAACCTGAAATTCTATATGCATGTTTGCCTAATAAGTGTCCatgtatgaatatatatatatattttttttaagtattataATGACAACCACTCCTCGTTTACCGACTACGTTCCATTTCAATGACCagagaattaaatgaaatggttgccaagtGAAAATCAAGGTAGCCTAGGTGTAACTGCGACTGCTTAAGACTTTGCTTCAGCTTTCCATACTCAATCTCTTTTATCTGCCATGAAGTGGACATCAACAACATTTTGTACATTCTGCTTCAGTGATCTCTATTACCCCGGCACACCATACTGTAAGGCGTACAAAATTTGGCCGTAAATGCACGTTggtcagaatttttttttttaaatctttttatcAACGTATTTGCAAATGGTCAGTAACTAGGTAGTTGCTAAACGAGGAGAGCTGGTAATGTATGTTTTCACTTGGATTCTTATCAGAGTAGTAATGTTGAAATTTAGGCCTAACTTTGAATGTGGGATTGATGGTGTTTGAATGCTATGCTGCCCTTAAGACTGAAAGTGCAGCTTCAGCTGGGAAGAGGATGACGGGGGCAAAGCGGACCGCCGGGGTCCTGGCCTCTGATGAGGAGGGGCAGGCGGGCAAGGCTGAGGAGGAGCTCAGTGTCACGGCCAGGCAGGAGCACATGCTGAACAGGCCCACCCGGTAGGGGGGGCACTTACTTTGATTACGCTATGCATCTGCATGTTAATTTACTCGTCCACATTCTAACTTTAGCATtctatgcttttattttttaagaatatCTTATAATAGATTGgggtgctgtgcctgtgatcagaaggtcactgattCAAGCCCCCTTGCTCTAGGGTGATTTCACTATTGGATCCCTGAGCAAGGCCGCTAATCATTAATTGCTCCAGGCTGACCCTGTTTTCTGAGTCCGTAACATTTGGAATGTTCAAGTGGAAGAGCGCAGTGAGTGGATTGTGTCTTGCTGGACAATAATAGGTCAGGGAGGATCCCCAAGATGTCCCAGGCGCTGCAGCAGGCTGGGGATGAGGATTCAGCTGAAGAGCCTTCACCTGCCTCCGAGACTCAGGGAAAGACGTCCCCCCAACATCGGTGCCGGAAGCCGCCTGGGTCCAATCAGAGGAAAGCCAAGCCTGCAATGGGCAGTGTGCCGCAGAGGTCCAAGAGGTCCAAGCTGGTGACACTGCGGGCCCCCCTACCGGAGGGCCCTATGGAGGACAGGCTGAGTGAAGCCCGGCCCGACGAGATGTATAGCTATCCCACGAATCCCGAGGAGCAGAACCAAGTGCCAGCCTTCGTCCCTCTCAGTTTGCGGTCCCCAGAGCCCATGAGGCTGGAGGTTGAGGAGACCATGGAGGAGGTTAGAACCCATATCTCATTTAGGAGGTTTTTACAGTCGAAGGAAAATGTTGGTGTTCTAAAATAGGGGCTCTGTGGGTTACTGCTGTTGcggaaggttgtcggttcaaatcccattgtcCACAGAGTGATTgcactgttgggcccttaagcaagggCCTTAATCCTGATTGGACCCTGTTCTCTGATCCTCACTGACATTGCTTTGAACAATAGGATCtgataaatggaaaaaaatataatataaataaaatatatgtaaaattcTTAACGTGTATTATTGTAGCTTGGTAAACTAAAAATATTGCTATTTGGTTGGTCATATAACCAACCAAACAATGAAAGATGTTGCCAGTCATTTATGTTACACTCCGATTGCTACTTCTTAAAGTATTTGTTAGAAAATGGCCACCAAGATGATTTTTCTCAACTTTTTTTTTACGTAACTTCTGTTTCTCTTTTTACATTGACACAGCTGGAGATTTTAGTCAATGTTCCTGATGCCCTGAGTATGATAGAGCCTGAGGATGTGCTGTGCCATCCATCAGAGTTCCAGGGACCACAGAAGGAGGTTCCGGTGCCACCTGAGCATCAGCTGGGCGTGTTCGCTGTATGGAATCCGCGATGATCTGCTATTCCTGACGTTACTTTGGAATTTGTTTATACACACAAATGAATGTGGTTTcctgtgcttttgttttgaTTATAGGGGGTGATGAAGTGTTTGTCTCTAGATCATGTAGAGGGTACGTTGTAATGAATTCATCTTCATGCCTGATTACTCATCTAAGTGAACATTTCAGAAGCATGTTAATCTAGGGAGTTTTTTCTCCACTTTTACAGTTTCGGAATCTGAAGAGAGCTGCAATGAGGCAGCGAGGACTCTGTTGACAATAAGAAATCCTGAACTCCTGTCTCTACCCCTGTCCATGACTGTCTCAGGTGAGAGAAGATCTTGCCCATCGTCTGCAGGCCCTGCAACAGAACAACTGCTGGAGGGCAGGAGATATATCAGATCATATGTGAAGGAATCCAACTTCTAAAGACATCAAGGTTATAGGAGGCCTAGAACCTACCTGAGGCAGCATAGGgcttttctgcatcttgaactTGATGCAAAttgcattaaataattaaaaatatattaattgtggtgattttttttttttttttttgtatccttACCCAGAAGCCATTGACAAAGAAGCCAAGGCTGAAACACAGGTTGCTTCTGAGCAAGAAAAACAAACGCAGTGTAGTCGGGATACAACATCTACCACGACCCCCGGCTCTCCAGTCAGGCCATCTAGGCTTGCGGGTTCGGACGTGGCGCTGGAGCCTCAGAATTCTCAGGGCCACCTTCCTAAGAAGGACGAACCTCACCCGGGACAGGGTGTGCAGAATCGGTAGGGGGAGCTCCAGATGAGGGATGGGAATGTTACTGTAGTGCTGCACAGGTACTCTAAAGTGGCTTTTTTGGTTTCAGTGTTAGCTGTACAAGCAGTGCTGAGGCCAAACCAGACTCCATTCACAGTTCTTCGCCTCCCAAAAAGAGCCACTTCCAGAAACCAAAACCAAACCTGGTGCTTGCATCCCGACCCGCTTCAGTGTGTCAAACTCAGAGCACGGTCACAGTGAGCTCAGGTGAGCACCCTGCAGAGTGTATATTCAGTTAGCcagtcattttttaaactctACTACTTGATAATTTTACCCCCATACTTCTGAGTATTGCATTTAACTTTCTGGACAACAGAACTGCTTAACCatgttttttcttgtatttttttttacagaaaaagTAGAAGTGACTCAATCGGAAAGTAATGAATCAGAGACAATTATCAACAATAGTGCTTCAGAAGGAAGCAAAAATGAAGGATTGGAGGTTGAAAACCCAAAAAAGAGTGAAACATCAGTGTAAGACATTTCAGAATAATCTAGCAGTGACAAGGGCAGCTGTGCCCAGAATTTTGTGCTCAGTGCATTTCGGGGTgtctgagtgtttgtgtgtctgtgtgtctgtatgtgtttaGTCCTGAAATGTCTCAAGAGGCCGGTGTGAGTTCTGAGCCCATAGCTCAGACTGGACCTCAGAGCCGGAGAAGCCGATTCCCAAAACCCAGACCGAATCTTGGACGTGCTGTTCGGAACCTGCGGCCAACGGCGCTGAGCCCTGCGACGCGAATGACAGGTAAGGGCACAGGCCCTATATCAGCCAGGGCATGCTGGTGCTGTGCTCTTTCCTTTTTTGAGCTGTACCACAATATTCTGGGACAAGTTGAAGATGATTTTTCCCTGCTTCGTACAATGGACTGTTGTATTCCTTTATCATCATTTGTTGTCATACGGTCAGCTAGACTTTTGAGTAATTATTTTGCACTGTGAAAGTTCCAGAATATGCATAATTTTCAAGCAAGGTATAAACCAGTCTGGGTATGTGCAGTAACAATAAATCCTTCAAGAAGAATTACTTGAATGTTCCTGTAGCCAAAAACGTTTCAGAACTTATACAAAATGCATGGTATTCTCCCATAAGTAAAGGTACTCTGTAGAACCAGatataattaaaaacatatAGGTTTTACTGATTTTTCTACTTCTGTAAAACTGTAGGGCTACTGCTAAGGTACTTGGGTAAGGGCATCTGTAAACAATCTGCATCACTTTTCAGCAGACGATAGCGGGCCATCTGAGGAGACTCCAGCAAATGCCAAATCAAAGACACATGTGGAAGCCAGAATGTACGTGGTGATTTACTTACTCAAAAGCATGGTTTCATACCCAGGCTGTAGAGCTCATGTTGTGTTACTGGTAGCTGTTGTCATGTGGGGATTTGTGTAATGTCCTTTCATGCTCTGGTTGCATAGGGTCCCAATAGCTCAAACTCCGGCAGAACAACTTGTAGCTACCAGAAGTCCGAAGATCCTTGGATCAAATGAGGTTTCTGTTGCAGAAGGGGAGGAGCCGTCTGACATGCCAGTGGACCCTGACCCTGCCCAGGTAAGCTGAAGCGGGGGGTGAATTACAGCTGAGCTCAGCCTACTTTCACTTTTACCTAACTGGCTTTTAGACTGCTGTATACTTGTACTAATCTGCCCtgcttgtacatcactttgcaCAAAGCGtatgcttaataaataaatgtaaatgaaaattcAGTGCATGTGCTTGAAAATTTGCAGATGTTTTTCTGGCAAATATGtttgcagatttgtttaaaagctCAGCACACTTGCAAATCTCATTACGCATACGAATCTGGTTATGCACACGGATTCTGAATACGAATTAAGATTCCTGTACACATTTACAAATCTTATTACACACACGTGGATTGAGATACATTCACACGAAACTCCCTACACATTTgcaaataagaacataagaactatacaaacgagaggaggccattcagcccatcgagctcgcttggggagaacttaactaatagctcagaagttgttaaaatcttatctagctctgatttaaaggaacccaaggattcagcttgcactacgttatcaggaagactattccatactctgactacacactgtgtaaagaagtgcttccttaaatccagtttgaaatgttctcccgctaatttccacctatggccacgagttcttgtatttgaactaacgctgaagtaactattcggttgaacagcatccaaacctgttagaatcttatagacctggatcatgtcccccctcagtctcctttgcttgaggctgaacagatttagctcaaataacctttcctcgtatgacattcctctaagaccaggaatcattcttgtggccctacgctgcaccttttctaaggccgcaatgtcctttttaagatatggtgaccaaacctgcacacaatattctaggtgaggtctcaccaaggaattgtataatcttagcattacctcccttgacttaaactccacacacctggagatataccccaacactAATTGTAGTACAATAATAACCCTATATTGATACATGTGAAAACATACTGTAGTGTGGCTCACTGGTTTGTCTGTTTCCGTTTAGGAACAAGCTATGAGTTTGCACAGTGGAGACGGCTTCACATTTGTTAACATAGGTGACTCTACTGAAGGTATTTACTCACAAGAATCAATTTTGATCCGTGACGCCATAGCAACCTCTGAAAGCTCTGCCTATGGAAAATTCTGTATTGGGCTGTATTGCAGGAGTCTCAGGGGAAGACGACTTCACTCACAGTGAACCCACTATTATCCTGACCCTGTTTGAAATCCCTCCGACCTCTGTCAATGAGTATAAGTCAGGTTCTGCCCCAGTGGGTGCTGTCACTGCTGAGCTGCTCTCGCCGCTGGTGTTTATAGATGCACAGTCTGAACCACAAAGGTAAGGGACGTCCCAGAAAGGCAGCCTCCATGCAATGTTGTAGGAAATGCCTGTTTTATGTAACGTGAGTAGCAGCAGTAATGTTAAGCAAGCAgtgggtttaaaaaaaacagctgaagtAGCGATTAAGGAACTGATTACAGATCGAAAGCATAAAAAGAGCCTTGAGATGGTATGCATAATCAATTTTGGTTAATGTTCttcattaaataatgaaatacagtggtacctcagaactcaaacttaatccgttcagaactccggatcgaatcctaaaaagtttgagttctgatcgaattttccccataagaaataatggaaaaccaattaattggttcccggccccaaaaaattacaccgaaatatggtttttttttagcatttaaacacaaaatgaaccggataaaacaagaagagcatatacagtactgtactaaacacatctaagcacatttatcaaaacagtcacaCAAGCTCGTACAGTACAagttaggtcggcgttcacggtttgacttctgagattcagaacgagttctaggtaaaaaaaatttcaaacgggttggttcgacttttaagaaattcgagttataataagttcgagaactgaggtaccactgtatataaatgacaaaaatgttacatttatgcaTATAATGTTTAGTCCTCACATACTATATAATGATTATCCATGTGTTACAGCTCCGGGCCAGTTGCTGATTCTCACCTACTTGGTACATTGCCTGGGAGATTGTCCCCTTTAACACGGTTGTCCTTGTCCAGCAGTGAGGCCGTGGCTATGGCTGATGCAGAGGTGCCTGGGGCTGGCAGCACGCTTTCTCACTTCATGGTCAG
This is a stretch of genomic DNA from Paramormyrops kingsleyae isolate MSU_618 chromosome 7, PKINGS_0.4, whole genome shotgun sequence. It encodes these proteins:
- the LOC111847077 gene encoding uncharacterized protein isoform X7 is translated as MMRRSRITVRPNVRSGGRGQAALQDSHSVQGSTNSFEDTAQNAPKDSADSTNQSPEVTKDVETQPADAENITSLKSNDDNNSHPEKASCNGDGLDHNGEATGSSKPLACSLARRKRFSAMPNLTKIRVTPAITCTSARGPRSSAVKSGVVSKAETTATNTGNQLRLKGGITQGFRHPSRQKACSEGTQPIIQSVPLSSTSQDPEASLQGKKSKVKSLSRQSSQLSECQKSLNGAVPDDGKSLTPECCMGSTKLSQGSASLVNAVSSVATLTTKTQSVSSDRERIIKTQKLRELLKRERKKERKHKKGKSRIFECNSPQDHSKMTMADLIYYLPETNPMKSYQMEEPKQNEKESSWTPTKQVAEQPQEAEEEDDVENGDDEQGEQLVVPRVKVAEDGSLIIDEESLTVEVLRVQGPNTVEEKDPIFERGSSTTYSSFRKASYTKPWSNKETDMFFLAISMVGTDFSMIGQLFPHRGRSEIKNKFKKEERANSWRIDKAFREKRRFDLSFFSSLLERILAEEQKKQEKSKASAEKQVSRKPRSKENDKTRTRMKSSTNQTSEEEMDSMGVEGDLETAEKENEDCSNFETVEETTMSQKRAKKTKKGDTGPSSLEKVTDERNSSNEAGEAMDHDSSDVITEVSADGDVQRSERPDSSAERWKRAVIKPAQISTGRLQKPIPNLGRRGDKKISEPKEKTSDYNTTTCEEDKEYDGHKTESAASAGKRMTGAKRTAGVLASDEEGQAGKAEEELSVTARQEHMLNRPTRSGRIPKMSQALQQAGDEDSAEEPSPASETQGKTSPQHRCRKPPGSNQRKAKPAMGSVPQRSKRSKLVTLRAPLPEGPMEDRLSEARPDEMYSYPTNPEEQNQVPAFVPLSLRSPEPMRLEVEETMEELEILVNVPDALSMIEPEDVLCHPSEFQGPQKEVPVPPEHQLGVFAGVMKCLSLDHVEVSESEESCNEAARTLLTIRNPELLSLPLSMTVSEAIDKEAKAETQVASEQEKQTQCSRDTTSTTTPGSPVRPSRLAGSDVALEPQNSQGHLPKKDEPHPGQGVQNRVSCTSSAEAKPDSIHSSSPPKKSHFQKPKPNLVLASRPASVCQTQSTVTVSSEKVEVTQSESNESETIINNSASEGSKNEGLEVENPKKSETSVPEMSQEAGVSSEPIAQTGPQSRRSRFPKPRPNLGRAVRNLRPTALSPATRMTADDSGPSEETPANAKSKTHVEARMVPIAQTPAEQLVATRSPKILGSNEVSVAEGEEPSDMPVDPDPAQEQAMSLHSGDGFTFVNIGDSTEGVSGEDDFTHSEPTIILTLFEIPPTSVNEYKSGSAPVGAVTAELLSPLVFIDAQSEPQSEAVAMADAEVPGAGSTLSHFMVSEPLHHLSHCSTIHEKHSSSAVLTESRSLDKTDEEEENVSLSLVPVEDLNEAPEEDDDAPPQKKKKMPIKSKKGKPKVKPGSLKRTSVEPTKDASEESEMPPQILAFPKEDDLAVPSAGDQHNPPAKHGGGLGDALPRDRDTPLGCGGEMEPQHHVSPLPLDKPLIRPGRKPKGFLSFMTNKTTTGPAGTSRTSRPAPHVNTSCIERRKASLQAAMGCPREPPPAINTRHSTPDTITSPSVSAHKMEPPEVSKSTEGDFLCVNPSDKTEYKKPTNVSEYFFGDIFTEVEEPD
- the LOC111847077 gene encoding uncharacterized protein isoform X4 encodes the protein MMRRSRITVRPNVRSGGRGQAALQDSHSVQGSTNSFEDTAQNAPKDSADSTNQSPEVTKDVETQPADAENITSLKSNDDNNSHPEKASCNGDGLDHNGEATGSSKPLACSLARRKRFSAMPNLTKIRVTPAITCTSARGPRSSAVKSGVVSKAETTATNTGNQLRLKGGITQGFRHPSRQKACSEGTQPIIQSVPLSSTSQDPEASLQGKKSKVKSLSRQSSQLSECQKSLNGAVPDDGKSLTPECCMGSTKLSQGSASLVNAVSSVATLTTKTQSVSSDRERIIKTQKLRELLKRERKKERKHKKGKSRIFECNSPQDHSKMTMADLIYYLPETNPMKSYQMEEPKQNEKESSWTPTKQVAEQPQEAEEEDDVENGDDEQGEQLVVPRVKVAEDGSLIIDEESLTVEVLRVQGPNTVEEKDPIFERGSSTTYSSFRKASYTKPWSNKETDMFFLAISMVGTDFSMIGQLFPHRGRSEIKNKFKKEERANSWRIDKAFREKRRFDLSFFSSLLERILAEEQKKQEKSKASAEKQVSRKPRSKENDKTRTRMKSSTNQTSEEEMDSMGVEGDLETAEKENEDCSNFETVEETTMSQKRAKKTKKGDTGPSSLEKVTDERNSSNEAGEAMDHDSSDVITEVSADGDVQRSERPDSSAERWKRAVIKPAQISTGRLQKPIPNLGRRGDKKISEPKEKTSDYNTTTCEEDKEYDGHKTESAASAGKRMTGAKRTAGVLASDEEGQAGKAEEELSVTARQEHMLNRPTRSGRIPKMSQALQQAGDEDSAEEPSPASETQGKTSPQHRCRKPPGSNQRKAKPAMGSVPQRSKRSKLVTLRAPLPEGPMEDRLSEARPDEMYSYPTNPEEQNQVPAFVPLSLRSPEPMRLEVEETMEELEILVNVPDALSMIEPEDVLCHPSEFQGPQKEVPVPPEHQLGVFAGVMKCLSLDHVEVSESEESCNEAARTLLTIRNPELLSLPLSMTVSEAIDKEAKAETQVASEQEKQTQCSRDTTSTTTPGSPVRPSRLAGSDVALEPQNSQGHLPKKDEPHPGQGVQNRVSCTSSAEAKPDSIHSSSPPKKSHFQKPKPNLVLASRPASVCQTQSTVTVSSEKVEVTQSESNESETIINNSASEGSKNEGLEVENPKKSETSVPEMSQEAGVSSEPIAQTGPQSRRSRFPKPRPNLGRAVRNLRPTALSPATRMTDDSGPSEETPANAKSKTHVEARMVPIAQTPAEQLVATRSPKILGSNEVSVAEGEEPSDMPVDPDPAQEQAMSLHSGDGFTFVNIGDSTEGVSGEDDFTHSEPTIILTLFEIPPTSVNEYKSGSAPVGAVTAELLSPLVFIDAQSEPQSSGPVADSHLLGTLPGRLSPLTRLSLSSSEAVAMADAEVPGAGSTLSHFMVSEPLHHLSHCSTIHEKHSSSAVLTESRSLDKTDEEEENVSLSLVPVEDLNEAPEEDDDAPPQKKKKMPIKSKKGKPKVKPGSLKRTSVEPTKDASEESEMPPQILAFPKEDDLAVPSAGDQHNPPAKHGGGLGDALPRDRDTPLGCGGEMEPQHHVSPLPLDKPLIRPGRKPKGFLSFMTNKTTTGPAGTSRTSRPAPHVNTSCIERRKASLQAAMGCPREPPPAINTRHSTPDTITSPSVSAHKMEPPEVSKSTEGDFLCVNPSDKTEYKKPTNVSEYFFGDIFTEVEEPD